The DNA region CGATGACTTAGATCCTGTGGCCTTTTGAACGCAACCAATACGATGGGCACACACCCAAGGGAAAGGCAGCCAACATTTGTCCTACGCCTCCCCCGCAGCCCGCCCCAGTACGAAGCTGCCTGCTCCCGCCGTAGCCAAGCGCCCAATTAGATCGCGGAGTGCGTCGGCGGGGGCAGAACCGAGGTCAACGTCCACGCTCGTGCTCGCGTCGGTGGTCTCAGGGTCGGACCTGAAATGTGCGACCTCATACAATCCGTTGGCAGCAAGGGATTTCGTGTCTTCTGTGTCGAACCAAGCTTCGAACCATTCGCACAACACGCGGGAGGCGTGATCGCCGGGCAGTCCACCCACCGTGAACTGAACGTTGTCCCAAACGAAGCGTATAGAGGAGATGAAGCGGCCAGGCGGCCAAGGGGGCGTGGAGGCGCACCGAGCCCTACATTGCGGCGGAGCGGACGTGACCGCCGAAGTGGGGGGAATGGGCGATGGAGTACATCGGCATCGACGTACACAAGCGGGACAGCCAGGTGTGCATCCTGGGGGAGGGTGGCGAGGTGGTGCTGGAGCAGCGGGTGAGGACGCAACGGGAGCGGTTGGGGGAGTTGCTGAGTAAGCGCTCGAAGGCCCGTGTGCTACTGGAGGCCTCCACCGAGAGCGAGTGGGTGGCGCGGTACTTGGAGGAGATGGGCCACGAGGTGGTGGTGGCCGACCCCAACTTCGCCCCTATGTACGCCACGCGCAGCCGTCGGGTGAAGACAGACAAGAGGGATGCGCGCAGCCTGGCGGAGGCGTGCAAGTTGGGGGCGTACCGGCCGGCGCACCGCGCCTCGGATGCCAGCAGACACATGAAGGCGCAGCTGGTGGTGCGCGAGGCGCTGGTGCGCACGCTCACTCGCTACATCAGCCTGGTGAGCGCCCTGGTGCGGTACGAGGGTTGGCGGATAGCGGATGGGGAGGCGGAGTCCTTCGTCAAGCGGGTGGCGGCCCTGCCGCTGCCGGGCAGGCTCATGGCGCAGGTGGCTCCGCTGCTCAATCTCATGCAGCACCTCAACGAGCAGATTGCCTTCATGAATGGGGTGCTCGAGCGAGTGGCCCACAAGGACGAGCAGGTGTCGCGCCTGTGCACGGTGCCGCAGGTGGGGCCGGTGACGGCGTGTGCCTTCGTGTCCGCGGTGGATGAGCCCGAGCGCTTCAGCGGGCCGCACCAGGTAGAGGCGTACCTGGGGCTGGTGCCGGGAGAGAAGAGCTCGGGAGAGAAGCAACACCGAGGCCCCATCACCAAGACAGGAGACAGCCGGGTGCGCTGGCTGCTGATACAAGCAGCCCTCTCCCTGCTGCGGGTGAAGAGGCCAGAAACGGCCCACCTGCGAGAATGGGCCGAGAAGATTGCCGCCCGGCGCGGCAAGAAGATTGCGGTGGTGGCACTGGCACGCAGGCTGGCCGGAATCCTCTTCGCCATGATGCGCGATGGGACGCAATACCGGCCACCCCAAGCACAGGAGGAGGAGAAGGAGGCAGCCTGAGCTGAGGAATCAATGGCCTGGCGCCTGAAGGTGAGCGGCTTCTCCAACAGGTTTCGACGGGCGGGTGAGCGCGGATTCCGCCTTTGGCCAGCAGCACAGGGCCGACGTATAGAGAGCGCCCCCGCTGTCGAATCTCCCCATGCGCCGGCGGCACAGCCCGCCCTGGGTTGAGCGCGAACAGAAGGATGAAGGGACCTCGAGGAGAGAAGGCTGCGAGCCAGAGGGTGTACAGGAGGCACTGCCCTTCGAGGCCGTCGCCGCATCCGCGCCCGCCCCCACGCGTGGGGCCAAGGGCGAGGCGGGCGCGGCCGCGGCGACGAGGGGCCGAAGGAAAGTATTTGGGTAGGGATGCCTGTTGTTGAAAGTGAGACAGGGCGAGGTGCCTACTTTGGGGGGCCGCTTCACAGAAGGCGGGATGGCCCTTCTAAAGTACCTGGAATCATAGCGGAATTTCTCCGGTTCGATTCCCGCCGCCTCCACTGGAAGTAGCAAGGCCCCGGCCGCCATCAGGCGAGCCGGGGTTTTCTTTTTTGGCCCAGGCCGCGAGGGGCAACCGGATGAACTGGCCACGCTCGTGGCGCTGGACCTGGAGCTTCGCCAACTCGGCGCAGAGGGCCTCCCACGGGAGCGTGGTGTAGAGGTCGATGGTTGTTGCCGCTCTTGCGCGGAGTGTGCGTGCAGAGTTCGAGGATGTCCTTCCGGGCGCCGTCCGTGCGGGCCAGGGGAGCTGCCGCTGCCTCAGGCGGCGGGCTCGCCTCTTGCGGCTTCGGCTCTACCCCCGCTTGGGGGAGCCGGATGCGCCGGGCACGCCCCGGGGAACGCTGGGGCCGGGCTCACGAA from Archangium lipolyticum includes:
- a CDS encoding IS110 family RNA-guided transposase, which gives rise to MEYIGIDVHKRDSQVCILGEGGEVVLEQRVRTQRERLGELLSKRSKARVLLEASTESEWVARYLEEMGHEVVVADPNFAPMYATRSRRVKTDKRDARSLAEACKLGAYRPAHRASDASRHMKAQLVVREALVRTLTRYISLVSALVRYEGWRIADGEAESFVKRVAALPLPGRLMAQVAPLLNLMQHLNEQIAFMNGVLERVAHKDEQVSRLCTVPQVGPVTACAFVSAVDEPERFSGPHQVEAYLGLVPGEKSSGEKQHRGPITKTGDSRVRWLLIQAALSLLRVKRPETAHLREWAEKIAARRGKKIAVVALARRLAGILFAMMRDGTQYRPPQAQEEEKEAA